The following is a genomic window from Solanum lycopersicum chromosome 6, SLM_r2.1.
ttaggaaaaagttttgaattgactaatccttttttggtaggaaaaggtttaggattctataaatagaggcatattccttctaacttaattagcattcacaatgtagttttaaaggctttgagagttttggttagagggagaatctGTGGATCACAAGTTGgatatgttatcacttgtgtgaacctcccatgtattccgagtgattTGGTTGAGGAtatttccctctgtattttgtactctcatatttatagtggattgcccATCtactttgtggacgtaggtcgattgaccgaaccacgttaaacctttgtgtcttttggaatatttctcattgtcttcttactcgtggtcttttgaggtttgctttgctagcttccgcatttacacctgcttattttcggtcctaacaagtggtatcaaagccagattcaatgatggagtcaggttcagtggttcgataatcgatgattgaaccaggttagaaagatgtgttcatcttggcggtgtagttctagcagtaaccttttttgacagtaatgaagattttgttggagaaattgtttcagagagattctttgtgttgagacataaattttgcaaaggagattatggagaggagaagcaaattgttgaagattaagtcaagaaggtggacaaatttattttgtcagaattcaggccaagggggagatttgttgggttttatttgccctaaatttcttaccataaataggttttccttgtaggaaaaggttttggattgactaatccttttcttgtaggaaaaggtttaggactttataaatagaggcatgttccttctaacttaatcagcattcacaatgtagttttaaggactttgagagttttggttagggggagaatttatgggtcacaagcttgataagttatcacttgtgtgaacctcccatgtattccgagtgatttggttgaggttgtttccctctgtattttgtactctcatatttatagtggattgctcatctcctttgtggacgtaggtcgattgaccgaaccacattaaacctttgtgtcttttggtatatttctcgttgtcttactcgtggtcttttgaggtttgctttgctagcttccgcatatacacctgcttattttcggtcctaacagaTCTCACAATCaacaatattcataacatgctatcatattcatcatatcatactCCTCATATTCTAttcacatattcatacttcaatcgaacatcatcatcaagaatAGACTAACATAATCGAAGTAAAGTATTCATGATCTTGAAAGTCTTACCAATGGTCTACAAGAATCTCATCCAAGATCTTACCCTCAATGCAATGATCCTAAACTAAAAATTcaatcaccatcatcatataatagtaaactaTACAAGAATACATTCAATTATATCTTCCTCAATCATAAACCAACCTAGAACACAAGTTAGGGTCAGGAGAAGAAGAGAATTTATGGGTCTTTGTAGAGATTTAGGGGATACATCAATACACACATAAATATGCATAATTCATCAACAATAATTGAATTTAGACCACACAATTTCATCTAGACAGAAGACCCACGAAATTGGATGAAAATAAGGTTTTTGAAAAACTTtgaaatccaaattttgaagaaCCTCTTGCGGAAAGGGATCTCAAGAGTAAATAGCTTCTATACCTTGATAATCATTGAATAATGATGGAGGAACGTCCTGATCTTGAAGCCCTAGAGAAAacttggtcttcttcttcaatggggATCTATGGAGTAGtgagagaaactagagagaagtGAGAGTGATTTTGGTTTCAATTGGGGGGTAATAATGACTTGAAAAACTAaccaaaaatcaatatatagtcaTCCCAAAAATTACCTAAAGGACCCTCACTTAGTTGAGTCTTTTTATGAAGtcaatttgacttaaaaacgatGTGATCAAATATGGGATATGGTTGTGCGTCGCGGGGGCACCTCCAAATCTTTTTTCTGGAATCCAGTTTGAAGCAGTGAGCCTCGTGAAGGCCCTGCGTCGTGAGACACTTTTTTCCTTCCAAGTGTTAGTTGTGCGACGCGTGATGACCCTCACATCTTGGTTGTTAGCACGTTGCTTTGACAGCCTCCTTGACAATGTTTTAGTCCTCCTCAAAGACCCTTTAGGTGATCCCTGAGGAGTCGTAAATGAATGTTTTGAccatacaaatattattttacctatttaaagtatttaCATGTTTTAGACTTCATACGACACTCACAAACCTTCACAAAATATATGaacgtcaactagttcaatttcgctagttttcggacgtcaacGTCTTTCTTTGACGTTTAGGATCTAATACttctaaatcaaatttattacaTTAATCTCGGTCtgaaaacatcattttaaccATTATTTAATAGTTGAGTCTCTAGTCTAGTTCATAAGACTTCCTGGGTGTTACAAAGACCGTGAGAACCATAGATGGTAGCAGGCTGATTGTGTGACTTATATTGTCTAGGTGTACATTTAAGTTCGATAGTTCAAAGATATTCGAGTTCATCCAATATAAGTTCACTACGAAAAGTTCAAAGGAAAACCCACTTATCCTGATGTAGCTACTCTTTGATTGTACTCACACACTACTACGTGTATGTTTATCTTTCGTGTTATATCCACTTCCATTCATGTGAGAGATTGTTGGATTTAATTTAATGTATAATGTGTGTGAGTGGATAATGGTACATAGACTAAAGATTGGTGAATTAAAAATGTGAAAGTGTTGCAAGTATGAATGGAGTTAATCCATTCATGAGTACTCATGAAAGATGAATGCAAACtttcatattttcatgcaaTCTTTCGTATTTTTAGACTACCTTTTCATATATCATGCATGAATCATTGTGCTTATCTATGtactataaatatttgaatttttctcAGATATTGGTACAAGTTTTGACACAAGTTTTTTTGAAACAAGTTTACATGAAGAAAAACATTAcatagtaagaaaaaaaaatttattttcaaaagctTCAAGCGTGATCACAAGCCATTGAGAGGTTTGCTGAACAACAAATTTGAAGTACCACTATTTGTTTGTCGTGAGTCATTTTATTATGGGATCACTATTTATTTGTCGTAAGTCATTTTATTCTTGGAGGATATATTCCATAACCTCGGATATttgaggggaataatttccttaagaaaaCTCTGTGAATTCAGAGGACTTGATTcttctttcattcattttgttgattatatgattgtttttcccaaaatttatttaacttcatattgtatatttcattatttatatgaaatttggttgaagttattttgttgaaaaaatagattttgaacTACAAAAACTTAACAACAATTACTTAACttctcatatttttatataagttttttaGATAAGTTTTTGAAACTagtttacaagaaaaaaaaatacatagtaagaaaaatatttctgtttttccaaaaaatttcaAGTGTGATTACAAGTCATTGAGTGGTTCACTGGACAACAAATTTGAAGTATCACTATTTATTAGTCGTGAGTCATTTTTATccgaaaaaaattatatttcataacCTCAAGTACttgaggggaataatttccttaagaaaCTCTGAATTCAAAATACTTGCCTTTTCTTCCTTTAATCTTGTAGattatatgatttttgtttccaaaatttatttaacttcatATTGTATATTTCATTACTTGTATGAAATTTGTTTGAAGTTATTTTGTTAGAAAATTGACCTCCTTTgacaataaaaatagaaaaattatccCAAATCGTAGATGTTTCTCTATCAATATTTTCAAGTGTGTAAAGTGTTGAAGgaattattttttgaagttacTTGATTTGTTGGTTTGGTGTGGTTCGTGATTAGATTCCGTTCACCCTACATATATGCTTGTGTTTAATTTCTTGAAGTGTTATCAAATTTGAACCAAAAATCTCTCATATTTGAGATATGAACTTCTcgtaatatattcaaattttgaaaacatCATTCATGAATCTGTAATTTGAACTTAACCTTCAAATTGtcattttggagaaaaaaaaacttaacctTCAAAGCTTTCTTCGATGGCTTATAATGAAATTTCGTAAATCAAACTCAAGCTATTATAGCTGCgaaatataatttgattaaattatagttatttttatttgttaaataaataccaaattaaagttaaaaaaatgatgTGACCATGcaacaaaaagagaaaagcAAAGAAAAAACGAAAGGAAAATACGAGCAACCAATGAAAATGAGGCAGAAGATGAGGCTTTCGACGGTTATTTGGAGATTGTTGTGACGTTTGGCTCGTTTGCTTTAAATATCCTTCATTTCCCCCCCGGCATATGCTTCCCGAATCTCCCCTTATCCCCTTCCCACTTTTCCCTttacaaatttcaaaatctcGCTGAACTGCTTACTCTCTATCCCTCTCTAATGGCGTCGTCGACGCCTGTGCTTCAGCAGCACAACAACCTTCTTTTCACTTTCACCTCTAAATATACCAATTCACTCTTCCTCTTCAACTCTTCTCTTAAGTACTATGTAACGAAGCCTCTAACCTCTCCATCTTCCTCTTCTCTGTTTTCATCGCCATTACAATACTCCCGTCCTTTAGTTCGACTCACGCGCGTTACCACCGCGCCTGTAGAGTACGTTCCACCAGCACCTGACTTTGATTTCCACAAAGAAATCGCTAGGTTAAAAGATTTGAGATCGAAGCTTGATAGTTGTACTAATTTGAAGGACAGAAGCAGAGTGATTGACTCTGATAGTCGTGtaaattcctttttttattcGCATAAGAATACGTTTTCTAGGGTTTTGGACACTTTGCATTTGGATAAGTATGAAGTTTTTTTGCTTAAATGCGTCGTTGCTGCCGGGCAACAGCATGTTTTTGGTGATGTTTGTACTGAGTATGATGCCACAACAAGTTCACTGAAGAGTGCATTCTATGCTTTGGCGGAGATGATTGACAATTGGGATGTAAATGAAGGTATTCGTCGCCGTGGTGTTAATGGTTATGCCCTTGGAATGGAAGAGTTTGAGGCATTGAGGTCAATGTTGAAAATTATTGCTGAGGTTGAGCGGTTTTATGATTGCATTGGAGGAATAATAGGGTTAGTTCTCTATGTTTCACTCCCATTCGACTTAATTTCTTCTGTTACTTTATAATTTCAACAAGCTGAACCTTCGAAGCTGGCATACAAGTTTGTATCCAGACTTTTGAGATCCTTCACTAGAGTATAATATGTAAGTGCCTGAACAGTGACACTAAGTACAATGAAAGCAAACAACAAGTTTGCATTTTCCTAGTGAGTAAGGGCGTTATAAACTAAAATTCGATGTTATAATTTGAAGCTCGTCAATAAAACCTTGTgttttaagaatttaaaacctTAAATAGTTCCTGGTGGGGGTAGACGTGCAAGCTGACCCGGACACCACCCTcatttaagaatttaaaacctTATTATCTATTGTAATGCAACTGGAAAGATAGTACTTATTGTTAATGAGCATATGGAAAACATTTATGACCAAACTTGCCTAATAGTTTTGCAGAATTTAATGTAATATAATCAAACACGGTTGTTGTCCAATTCAGTTTTTTCCGAAGTGCTTCAATAATATAATGGAAGAAGAACACCAAGTGTTCAAAAGTAAATTCCTTTTACTAGGTGGTTCAGTTTCTGATTTTTGTGGACAAACTTGAGATAACACCAAGTGTTCAAAAGTAAATTCCTATTACTAGGTGGTTCAGTTACTGATTTTTGTGGAAAAACTTGAGATAACACTGAGTGTTTAAAAGTAAATTCCTTTTCTAGGTGGTTTAGTTACTGTTTCTTGTGGACAAACTTGAGATAACAAGTGTTCAAAAGTAAATTCCTTTTCTAGGTGGTTCAGCTACTGATTTTTATGGACAAACTTGAGATAGCATAAATTGAATAAGGTTACTTAAGTACCTCCAACTTTCTGGAGCGCGAAGAATTTAGTGTTTATTTTTGAAAGTAAATGTTAGTTTCCTTATGCTATATTCGCTTCATCTCATTTGATATTTACTGAGCTGTCATACTCTGATATGTCTACTTAAGTACCTCCAACTTTTTGGATATGCAGGGTTGAGTGTTCCTTTTACCCGTAAATGTTAGTTTCCTTATGCTTTATCCCCTTCATTATATGTAATATTTGCTGAGCCTTCATACTCTGATATTTTTTGCCAAGAAGAAGCTGTTAGTATTCAACTTTATGAGTTCTCCTTTAAGCTTTGTACACGAGAATCTTtggaaaatcagaaaaaatgattttctgctattttgtttcaaaaataattgttatCAAACCTTCTCCATCGTTGATCTATTTATTGATATATCCAGAGCTTTTCAAGCCACTCATGACAATGAAATACAAAGTTCTTGCTGCAGGTATCAAATCATGGTCCTTGAGCTTCTTGCTCAGTCAACTTTTGAACGACCATGTTTGTCCCATAACTCAAATAGTTCTCTCAAGCGTGACATAACAGGAATTCATCCTCCAAATGTGCTTGATCTTTCTCAGGATTTAGAATATGCATCTCAAGCAGCTATGTGGGGAATCGAAGTTAGTCAATGCTATATTTTATAGATGTCAATGCATGTAAATTGGTATTTATCTACTCACTGTTTAACTCTTTTGAAGGGTTTGCCAAACATGGGTGAAATTTATCCTCTTGGTGGCTCGGCAGATAGGCTGGGTTTGGTTGACTCAAACTCAGGTGAATGTCTTCCAGCTGCAATGCTTCCATACTGTGGGCGTACTCTATTAGAAGGTCTTATAAGAGATCTTCAGGTAATAGAAGTACCCTTATCAAGTGATTTGTTTCTGCATTCATGGTGTTCTAAACCAATTCACAACAAAGATGATGATATCCTTTAACTACTGTAAGGCTAGGGAGTACCTGTATTTCAAGTTATACGGAAAACAATGCATCACTCCAGTTGCAATCATGACAAGTGCAGCAAAAAGCAATCATGAGCATGTCACCACACTCTGTGAGGAACTCTGCTGGTTCGGAAGGGGAAGATCAAAGTTCAAACTTTTCGAGCAGGTAAAAATTTGAATGATGTCCGTTACTATGACTCCATGATTTGATGTGCgttcttatatatattattacataatCTGTTCATTTGGTGATTTAACTTGTCAATTGCTAGCCTCTTGTTCCAGCTGTTAGTGCAGAAGATGGGCAGTGGTTGGCTGGTAGAGCATTCAAACCTGTATGCAAGCCAGGTGGTCATGGGGTGATCTGGAAACTTGCTTATAGTGAAGGTGTTTTCCAGTGGTTTCACGATCACGGAAGACGAGGTGCAACCGTGCGACAAGTCAggttaacttcaaatttttaactGTGTTctaaaataattactaattagAATAAAAAGAGATATTGTGGTATAATCTATGTCTTGAATATGGTTGACATTCTTGACTATGCAGTAATGTTGTGGCAGCGACAGATGTGACTCTTTTGGCTTTAGCTGGAATTGGTTTGCGTCAAGGAAAGGTATGGAATTATACCATGTcagttattttaaaaatcatgcaGTCTGGACAGTAGATAATTAAAGTATTGGATTTGACTGCAATCTATTTTTTGATATTCCTGGATCACCCAATTTCGACAGTCGGGAGAAGATCAAATAGGACTTGCTGATTAGgcaaatatgaattaatttagtTCATGATATTAGTGCCGCCCTGGGAAAAATCAATATTTAGCAGGAACAGTTTATGGAACACAAGATATGTTTATTAAGTAACTTGCTCTGCTTGGAGAAGCCAGGACGAGTATATTTTGGCCTAGCCATGTTGACCTTATGCCTTATTTCTTTCTTGGTCTAGACTGGAATCTTACTGttatttacttattatatttGTGGTCATATGCAAAATTTTCAGAAACTGGGCTTTGCTTCGTGTAAGCGAAATGCTGGTGCTACTGAAGGCATAAATGTTCTAATTGAGAAGAAGAATCTTGAGGGGAAATGGACTTGTGGTATATCCTGCATAGAATATACTGAGTTTGACAAGTTTGGGATGACAGATAATCCCCTTTCTTCTTACAGGTACTCTATGTCATTTCTTATTCAAATTCGAATGATTCCTTTAATTGGATCCTTTGGTCAGCTTATTGTCCATTTACGTGTTTTAAAATGATGACATCAAAAAATGTATCACAACGTGTTTCTGCTTGTGACAATAGCTTTAGCATTCTGATGACCTTGTATGTAGTCTTTTGAGAGTACCAGCTGACACTAGGAATTTCCTACTACAAATTGATGCTGTCATTTGTAGCTTCTGGAATCAACTTCTCTAAATAGCTTTTAATTGTTGATGCTATAAATTTCCCTGAACCTGACATTATGGTCCATGATCTGAGGTTGGTAATGCATGTACACAATAAGTATGAAGACCTTTTGGCAATCAAGTATAGTCAAACAGAATCCAATTCTGATGCAAAAATTTAAATGACGGTGTGCCTAAAAATGAACTCATGCTCTCAGTTGCTTTTCTGGAAGTGTAGAAACTaattgtatgttgatgatattaaaCTTGAAGATTTATTACTGCATTAAGACGCCTATTGCATGTGTGGAGGACTTGTCACTATGGTAGTTCATTCTCTTGATGTCCATTGGATTGATTCTAAGGCTCCTGTGGTGCATAAGAGTGAAGACTAACCTTTCGTCTGTCTAGATGAAATGTATTATCCTTTTGGATTAACCTTTCCAACCTTCCATTCCCAGTGTTGTTGCCTCACTTTTTAGTTGATGTGTACATGATAttccctccatttcaatttatgtggcaGTGTTTGATTGGACAAAGAGTTTAAAAAAGACTTGCTTGTAGTTTTAAATATGCTATTAAGGGTAAAATGCGAAGTGTAAAGTTGAAACGTTTCCAATAATAAAAAGATGTCCTCTTATTTGAACGCACTAATAAGGGAATAGTGCCACATTAAATGGAACTGGGGCAGTACTGTATAAGGTGTAAAGCTGGCCTCTTTGTTTGTAACTATAAGCACAGTTTTATCATTACTTTTTCATCCTTCTCTCCAACTATATATGGTCATGATGATCTTATTATAATTACTCTTAACACTGTAGAAAATTCTTATCCTGTATCTTCGTCCTTTGTTAAGTTTACAGGACGAATTTCCTGCCaatacaaacattttatatgTTGATTTGCCCTCTGCTGAGCTTGTTGCTTCAAGTAATGATGAGACTAGTTTGCCTGGAATGGTGCTTAATGTGAAAAAGGAAATCACATTTGTGGACCAATTTGGAAGCAAGCATAGGTAAGATATACATCTTCTGGGTGTGTACTACTCTTAAGGCCTCTTTGTCTTTATTGATTGGGACATGTGCTGATTGTCAAATTTATTGCTGATAGATTCCATGAATACAAAAAATGCATTGAACACCAGAGATGAAAGTATCTTGGTTTGTTATAACTTCCAGCTCACCTGCATTCTGTTTTTCACTTAGAATTTATTGACCATAGATTAAAAATGCTTCCTGCATGAAATAATTCCAGCTCATCCACATTCTTTACTTTCTTTAACTCCGTGCCAAatcaaaacaaattgaaacaaaggagttatttcttttcttttacacCTTTGCACAATATCTATTTTTCCCCATTAATCTTGCAATACCTTGGTCAGAATTTTGTACAATTCTTATGTAAAAATGCGGCACTTAAAGCaatcaatattttaatgaaaattggaAGACGTGAGGATTCTAGTTATCCTCGCAATAAAGCTAGTGTCAGATGCATGTTacactatattaaaaaaaatagtttcttGCGAAATATCTGAGGAAAAGTtggtatatttaattttgtttgactAATAACTTGGCCGTATGCTGCTCCTTGTGATTTTCTGGTCTAGCACCATGTTCTGAACTGCTGGACTTCAAAAAAGATGATTGTGTCATATATAACACTTCCTATAGTTTATTCTTGATGGGATATCACATGTGCCTTGGGTATACATCAGCTGTAAAGACAAGGTTTGTCTCTGGTAGTTTACAGTTGGTTTGTGCCACCACTTCCTTTTGAAAGAATAGGGAGTTGTAAAGTCTCTATGTAGTTCTCTTGTAATTTAACAATAGTAATTCTCTTCTGCAACGTCAGTTTGCTCTCATGAATATATATAGCTCCTCTAGTTAACTTTAAATTGTTATAGTGCCGTGTCAAATCATTATCTTTCTGTTTGAAGTTTTAGGATCAAGACAAACTGCCATCGCTGTCACTCTtcccaaaaaatgaaaattgaagcATAGCTCAAAAAACAATCAAGAATTTTGAGGATGACTAGAAGTTGTTTAAAGGTTTAGACATCTACttcaaaaacacttaaaaaactGGTATTttgaactaaaaagaaaatttcaaatgaCTGCACTGTTTAAAGCACTCAAGGAAATGGCTGAAATGGTTCCTCAAGATACATTGCCTAATCTATGGCCGACTATCAGTTATAGTGGTTCTATCCATGGATCCATGGTTCCGAAAGAAGTATCTACTTAGCTTTCTTTCTTGGATGTAGTTACCTTTATTAACTTTTGACTGTGTGAAGTTCTTATCCTTGCGTTTGGAAGTTTTCCCATTGTATCATCAATTGTTTCCTGCAGTAGCTTCATATTTGACCGAGTTCTCAGTTCATTAACAATAATTCAGATATGGCAATTCTTTACTAAGCAAGCATATTACTTTCTATTCCAGTGTCCGAGGTGGCCGTCTTGAATGCACAATGCAAAACCTTGCTGACAACTTTTTCAATACATGCTCATCTCAATGTTATGATGGTGTTGAAGGTCTAACACGGCTATCTTGAGTGAAGTTTATTTTAGCATTTATCATAACCTGGATTGATGCAGTTTT
Proteins encoded in this region:
- the LOC101246145 gene encoding UTP--glucose-1-phosphate uridylyltransferase 3, chloroplastic, producing MASSTPVLQQHNNLLFTFTSKYTNSLFLFNSSLKYYVTKPLTSPSSSSLFSSPLQYSRPLVRLTRVTTAPVEYVPPAPDFDFHKEIARLKDLRSKLDSCTNLKDRSRVIDSDSRVNSFFYSHKNTFSRVLDTLHLDKYEVFLLKCVVAAGQQHVFGDVCTEYDATTSSLKSAFYALAEMIDNWDVNEGIRRRGVNGYALGMEEFEALRSMLKIIAEVERFYDCIGGIIGYQIMVLELLAQSTFERPCLSHNSNSSLKRDITGIHPPNVLDLSQDLEYASQAAMWGIEGLPNMGEIYPLGGSADRLGLVDSNSGECLPAAMLPYCGRTLLEGLIRDLQAREYLYFKLYGKQCITPVAIMTSAAKSNHEHVTTLCEELCWFGRGRSKFKLFEQPLVPAVSAEDGQWLAGRAFKPVCKPGGHGVIWKLAYSEGVFQWFHDHGRRGATVRQVSNVVAATDVTLLALAGIGLRQGKKLGFASCKRNAGATEGINVLIEKKNLEGKWTCGISCIEYTEFDKFGMTDNPLSSYSLQDEFPANTNILYVDLPSAELVASSNDETSLPGMVLNVKKEITFVDQFGSKHSVRGGRLECTMQNLADNFFNTCSSQCYDGVEDELDTFIVYNERKKVTSSAKKKRRQGDTSLHQTPDGSLLDIMRNAYDILSHCEIKLPKIEGNEKYVDSGPPFLILLHPALGPLWEVIRQKFYRGSISKGSELLIEVAEFLWRDVQLDGSLIILAENVLGSPRIDENGETVLHYGKRCGRCKLENVKILNDGIDWNARENLYWKHDVQRFEAVKVILHGNAEFEAVDVILQGNHVFEVPDGYKMKITTGDSGLAVELKPIENKLMESGSWFWNYKIMGNHVQLELVEL